One window from the genome of Zerene cesonia ecotype Mississippi chromosome 1, Zerene_cesonia_1.1, whole genome shotgun sequence encodes:
- the LOC119839439 gene encoding NADH dehydrogenase (ubiquinone) complex I, assembly factor 6-like isoform X2 has product MTKAIRSPALVVRAFNAEIARIQDQTSDPQIASMRLQFWLDALGTIYKKNEDLSGIPANPVAQELFKVCKSYKLPQMYLERLISSRSSLLKIKYFRTVEDIEKHSENSVSSVYYLLLSIAGITNVHADHAASHLGKAQGIANILRSIHVSNHQKVVSLPMDILMKYKISQESILRGIDNEDMRNVVFEVASRANNHLQKARAIKVPKIVHQILLPATAVENYLKKLQKINFNIYDLSLQKRNPTLPFHLYYKRLLNKY; this is encoded by the exons ATGACCAAAGCAATTCGATCACCAGCATTGGTAGTTAGAGCATTCAATGCAGAAATTGCTCGAATCCAAGATCAAACATCAGATCCTCAGATTGCATCTATGAGATTACAATTTTGGCTTGATGCTCTCggtacaatatacaaaaagaatgAAGACTTGTCTGGTATCCCAGCAAACCCTGTTGCTCAAGAATTGTTTAAA GTGTGTAAAAGTTATAAGCTACCACAAATGTATTTAGAAAGATTGATATCATCTAGGAGTAGtttactgaaaattaaatactttcgCACTGTTGAGGATATAGAAAAACACTCAGAAAACTCTGTTTCATCAGTCTACTACCTTCTTCTTAGTATAGCTGGAATAACCAATGTACATGCAGACCATGCTGCATCACATTTAGGTAAAGCTCAGGGGATAGCAAACATATTGAG ATCTATTCATGTATCCAATCACCAAAAGGTTGTTTCTTTACCAAtggatattttaatgaaatacaaaataagcCAAGAATCAATATTGAGGGGCATAGATAATGAAGATATGAGGAATGTTGTTTTTGAAGTTGCAAGTAGAGCAAATAACCATTTACAAAAA gCCAGAGCTATTAAAGTACCAAAAATAGTCCACCAAATACTTTTACCAGCAACTGCAGTAGAAAATTATCTTAAGAAGCTccagaaaattaattttaatatttatgatttatccTTGCAAAAGAGAAACCCAACATTaccttttcatttatattataaaaggcttttaaacaaatattaa
- the LOC119839439 gene encoding NADH dehydrogenase (ubiquinone) complex I, assembly factor 6-like isoform X1, whose product MFKIYPNVTRSLVKGCIIKRPASHNAVKENGLNYCANIVRQHDYENYLATLLMTKAIRSPALVVRAFNAEIARIQDQTSDPQIASMRLQFWLDALGTIYKKNEDLSGIPANPVAQELFKVCKSYKLPQMYLERLISSRSSLLKIKYFRTVEDIEKHSENSVSSVYYLLLSIAGITNVHADHAASHLGKAQGIANILRSIHVSNHQKVVSLPMDILMKYKISQESILRGIDNEDMRNVVFEVASRANNHLQKARAIKVPKIVHQILLPATAVENYLKKLQKINFNIYDLSLQKRNPTLPFHLYYKRLLNKY is encoded by the exons atgtttaaaatttatcctaATGTTACACGATCCCTAGTAAAAGGTTGCATTATAAAAAGACCTGCATCGCATAATGCTGTTAAAGAGAATGGTCTAAACTACTGTGCCAATATTGTAAG ACAGCATGATTACGAGAACTATTTGGCAACTCTACTTATGACCAAAGCAATTCGATCACCAGCATTGGTAGTTAGAGCATTCAATGCAGAAATTGCTCGAATCCAAGATCAAACATCAGATCCTCAGATTGCATCTATGAGATTACAATTTTGGCTTGATGCTCTCggtacaatatacaaaaagaatgAAGACTTGTCTGGTATCCCAGCAAACCCTGTTGCTCAAGAATTGTTTAAA GTGTGTAAAAGTTATAAGCTACCACAAATGTATTTAGAAAGATTGATATCATCTAGGAGTAGtttactgaaaattaaatactttcgCACTGTTGAGGATATAGAAAAACACTCAGAAAACTCTGTTTCATCAGTCTACTACCTTCTTCTTAGTATAGCTGGAATAACCAATGTACATGCAGACCATGCTGCATCACATTTAGGTAAAGCTCAGGGGATAGCAAACATATTGAG ATCTATTCATGTATCCAATCACCAAAAGGTTGTTTCTTTACCAAtggatattttaatgaaatacaaaataagcCAAGAATCAATATTGAGGGGCATAGATAATGAAGATATGAGGAATGTTGTTTTTGAAGTTGCAAGTAGAGCAAATAACCATTTACAAAAA gCCAGAGCTATTAAAGTACCAAAAATAGTCCACCAAATACTTTTACCAGCAACTGCAGTAGAAAATTATCTTAAGAAGCTccagaaaattaattttaatatttatgatttatccTTGCAAAAGAGAAACCCAACATTaccttttcatttatattataaaaggcttttaaacaaatattaa
- the LOC119839323 gene encoding tyrosine aminotransferase-like isoform X2, which produces MNRDPTTFGNLNPPEQVLEAIKESVETAKSRGYAPAKGHLEAREAVAEYSAHQGNVTANDVILSSGASHAIELAITALADSGQNILAPRPGFMIYQTLAEGLGITVKYYNLLPDEQWKVDIDDLESQIDEDTAAIVVINPSNPCGSVYDKDHLVEILDVASRNHVPIIADEIYEHFAFSGHKFHAISSLSKDVPILTCSGLTKRFLVPGWRMGWVIIHDRHNIFGKEIRKGLNNLATRILGPSVLVQLALPNILKYTPQSFFDDVILFIENQAKSAYEVLRRAPGLRPIMPQGAMYMMIGIQMSLFPTIKNEIQFVERLVKEQSVFCLPGKCFEYPNYMRIVLTVPEEYLREACQRIILFCKEHVDYGDKRKEIENDDVTVTNTIEVLSESDISVHP; this is translated from the exons ATGAATC GTGATCCGACAACTTTTGGAAACCTAAATCCTCCTGAGCAAGTATTGGAAGCTATTAAAGAAAGTGTTGAAACAGCGAAAAGCCGAGGATATGCTCCTGCTAAGGGTCATTTAGAGGCAAGAGAAGCAGTGGCCGAGTACAGCGCGCATCAAGGAAATGTTACCGCTAATGACGTTATTCTCTCTAGTGGTGCTTCGCATGCAATTGAGCTGGCTATCACCGCTCTGGCAGATTCCGGACAGAACATACTTGCACCACGACCTGGTTTCATGATCTATCAGACGTTAGCTGAAGGGCTGGGaataactgtaaaatattataatttattg cCAGACGAACAATGGAAAGTGGATATAGATGACTTAGAAAGTCAAATTGATGAAGACACAGCTGcaattgttgtaataaatcCATCTAATCCTTGTGGCTCTGTTTACGACAAGGATCATTTGGTTGAAATCTTAGATGTGGCCTCTAGAAACCACGTGCCGATTATAGCTGATGaaatttatgaacattttGCTTTTTCTGGTCACAAATTTCATGCCATATCGTCGCTATCCAAAGACGTGCCGATACTGACTTGTAGTGGGCTCACTAAAAGATTCTTAGTTCCTGGGTGGCGAATGGGGTGGGTAATAATCCATGATCGTCACAATATATTCGGGAAAGAAATTCGGAAAGGACTGAATAATTTAGCGACGAGAATCCTCGGACCCAGTGTCCTAGTACAATTAGCACTTCCGAATATTCTTAAATACACACCACAGAGTTTCTTTGATGAcgttatcttatttattgag AATCAAGCAAAGTCTGCATATGAAGTATTACGAAGGGCTCCTGGACTACGACCAATCATGCCACAAGGCGCCATGTACATGATGATTGGTATTCAAATGTCACTTTTCCCTACTatcaaaaatgaaatacaatttgtaGAGCGTCTTGTTAAGGAACAATCCGTCTTTTGTTTACCAGGGAAA TGTTTTGAATACCCGAATTACATGAGAATTGTACTAACAGTACCTGAAGAATATTTACGAGAAGCTTGCCAaaggataattttattctgCAAAGAGCATGTGGATTATGGAGATAAGAGAAAGGAGATTGAGAACGATGATGTGACTGTAACAAATACGATTGAAGTTTTGAGTGAAAGTGATATATCAGTTCATCCTTAG
- the LOC119839323 gene encoding tyrosine aminotransferase-like isoform X1, giving the protein MSRRTRGRQEWDVRASTLARNTTNTIRNVVENLVVEPNPQKEFIALSIGDPTTFGNLNPPEQVLEAIKESVETAKSRGYAPAKGHLEAREAVAEYSAHQGNVTANDVILSSGASHAIELAITALADSGQNILAPRPGFMIYQTLAEGLGITVKYYNLLPDEQWKVDIDDLESQIDEDTAAIVVINPSNPCGSVYDKDHLVEILDVASRNHVPIIADEIYEHFAFSGHKFHAISSLSKDVPILTCSGLTKRFLVPGWRMGWVIIHDRHNIFGKEIRKGLNNLATRILGPSVLVQLALPNILKYTPQSFFDDVILFIENQAKSAYEVLRRAPGLRPIMPQGAMYMMIGIQMSLFPTIKNEIQFVERLVKEQSVFCLPGKCFEYPNYMRIVLTVPEEYLREACQRIILFCKEHVDYGDKRKEIENDDVTVTNTIEVLSESDISVHP; this is encoded by the exons ATGTCGCGAAGGACTCGAGGAAGGCAGGAGTGGGACGTGCGCGCTTCCACATTAGCTCGTAATACCACTAACACCATACGAAACGTCGTCGAAAATTTAGTTGTTGAGCCGAACCCCCAAAAGGAATTTATCGCTCTTTCAATCG GTGATCCGACAACTTTTGGAAACCTAAATCCTCCTGAGCAAGTATTGGAAGCTATTAAAGAAAGTGTTGAAACAGCGAAAAGCCGAGGATATGCTCCTGCTAAGGGTCATTTAGAGGCAAGAGAAGCAGTGGCCGAGTACAGCGCGCATCAAGGAAATGTTACCGCTAATGACGTTATTCTCTCTAGTGGTGCTTCGCATGCAATTGAGCTGGCTATCACCGCTCTGGCAGATTCCGGACAGAACATACTTGCACCACGACCTGGTTTCATGATCTATCAGACGTTAGCTGAAGGGCTGGGaataactgtaaaatattataatttattg cCAGACGAACAATGGAAAGTGGATATAGATGACTTAGAAAGTCAAATTGATGAAGACACAGCTGcaattgttgtaataaatcCATCTAATCCTTGTGGCTCTGTTTACGACAAGGATCATTTGGTTGAAATCTTAGATGTGGCCTCTAGAAACCACGTGCCGATTATAGCTGATGaaatttatgaacattttGCTTTTTCTGGTCACAAATTTCATGCCATATCGTCGCTATCCAAAGACGTGCCGATACTGACTTGTAGTGGGCTCACTAAAAGATTCTTAGTTCCTGGGTGGCGAATGGGGTGGGTAATAATCCATGATCGTCACAATATATTCGGGAAAGAAATTCGGAAAGGACTGAATAATTTAGCGACGAGAATCCTCGGACCCAGTGTCCTAGTACAATTAGCACTTCCGAATATTCTTAAATACACACCACAGAGTTTCTTTGATGAcgttatcttatttattgag AATCAAGCAAAGTCTGCATATGAAGTATTACGAAGGGCTCCTGGACTACGACCAATCATGCCACAAGGCGCCATGTACATGATGATTGGTATTCAAATGTCACTTTTCCCTACTatcaaaaatgaaatacaatttgtaGAGCGTCTTGTTAAGGAACAATCCGTCTTTTGTTTACCAGGGAAA TGTTTTGAATACCCGAATTACATGAGAATTGTACTAACAGTACCTGAAGAATATTTACGAGAAGCTTGCCAaaggataattttattctgCAAAGAGCATGTGGATTATGGAGATAAGAGAAAGGAGATTGAGAACGATGATGTGACTGTAACAAATACGATTGAAGTTTTGAGTGAAAGTGATATATCAGTTCATCCTTAG